In a genomic window of Paracoccaceae bacterium:
- a CDS encoding DUF736 domain-containing protein: MPQIGEFTRTKSGFAGHIRTLTLDLDVTLSQADTTEAENGPDYRLFHGDGEMAREIGAAWTRTGEKAGEYLSVLIDDPMLAQPIRANLFRNGEASVWALQWSRPPKRSGKD; the protein is encoded by the coding sequence ATGCCCCAGATCGGTGAATTCACCCGCACGAAATCCGGCTTTGCCGGGCATATTCGAACGCTGACGCTAGACCTCGACGTCACCCTAAGCCAAGCCGATACGACCGAAGCTGAGAACGGGCCAGACTACCGTCTGTTTCACGGCGACGGTGAGATGGCCCGCGAAATCGGCGCGGCCTGGACGCGCACCGGCGAGAAGGCCGGTGAATACCTTTCGGTTCTGATCGACGACCCTATGCTCGCGCAACCGATCCGCGCGAACCTCTTCCGAAATGGCGAGGCATCGGTCTGGGCATTGCAGTGGAGCCGTCCACCGAAGCGCAGTGGGAAGGATTAG
- a CDS encoding lytic transglycosylase domain-containing protein, whose amino-acid sequence MRRSPSRSDVPVTVQIPRATRRVAILLLSGFAAALPANRVALAETVLPALTVARDTHAAAISEASVRFAIPEHWILAVMRVESAGNPQAISRAGAMGLMQVMPGTWVELRQHYGLGQDPFDPRENIIAGTAYLRAMLDRYGTVGAMLAAYNAGPGRYDEFLSTERPLPAETRAYVATLAPLLDRDGALPHRSSATDWREAALFADRSAASELPSESEPATARSTLDDPAPTPTSELFVARQSEGSQP is encoded by the coding sequence ATGCGCCGATCCCCATCCCGCAGTGATGTTCCAGTGACGGTGCAGATACCCCGCGCAACACGTCGCGTTGCCATTCTCCTTCTTTCCGGCTTCGCCGCTGCGTTACCAGCGAACAGAGTTGCACTAGCAGAAACTGTGCTTCCAGCCCTCACTGTGGCGCGGGATACCCATGCCGCTGCCATCTCTGAAGCATCGGTACGCTTCGCCATTCCAGAACACTGGATCCTCGCCGTGATGCGCGTCGAAAGCGCAGGCAATCCGCAGGCCATATCGCGGGCGGGGGCCATGGGGCTCATGCAGGTGATGCCTGGGACCTGGGTCGAGTTGCGACAACACTACGGCTTGGGACAAGATCCCTTCGACCCGCGCGAAAACATCATTGCGGGGACTGCCTATCTGCGCGCGATGCTTGACCGCTACGGAACAGTTGGTGCCATGCTTGCCGCCTACAACGCGGGACCGGGGCGATATGACGAATTCCTGTCCACAGAGCGTCCACTGCCCGCCGAAACTCGCGCCTATGTCGCGACCCTGGCGCCACTTCTTGACCGTGACGGGGCACTTCCGCACCGGTCCTCCGCGACCGATTGGCGCGAAGCAGCGCTCTTTGCGGACAGATCAGCTGCAAGCGAACTGCCGTCTGAGAGCGAACCGGCGACAGCGCGCTCGACGCTCGACGATCCTGCGCCAACGCCCACATCAGAGCTTTTCGTCGCACGGCAAAGCGAGGGCAGTCAGCCATGA